In Malassezia japonica chromosome 2, complete sequence, one DNA window encodes the following:
- a CDS encoding uncharacterized protein (antiSMASH:Cluster_2; COG:T; EggNog:ENOG503NXNR) — translation MFKGSKASQYAHELHSARLKGASAGKDAHGDFLELVRKLVKASPSHAATAQIAQDEHEVHTSIASYLEEQGFRDGAHANDTPDRIAFPPVMEEGRELTERVRGAVQRLAQAEQQSELAIVDATAAVAVRAYGMFMLGLDDEAAALVRMSRVLDSDPLAAAAAGRTVQEEHHAALVILAATINGIAHERMALQGDFEHANAALQSYARARTVHEQLRGSATTRAARTAPFVDEAERWAETALYRSTLLTLRLHGKQQGLASLKAYQAKEARWPSTFRMPQRNVLRNLQTTLLNESRTANGTAAMPNGASAARVRTASTRRVHAALPTSAPSTAWSSEFVAIKRTATRTLEQTTSFPRADESNENAEKLAEQLVLSWRLDGAKGETSADEVVDLLYGLTRITFRSQTILRLLVQMLVTAEAYEETTAIADKYMLIVESTWQATGVPEGGHEMRGGRGVDSVAEYLDTMLLASHVELVYLNDTHASYTRAERLLRLTGLLQTGEQEGFSAVQASLPTVHVDNAQSARILRAAGTAAFALARDAPPSQRPARQSAAIAQLADAVRLDGQAAESHYALAAAYAQAQGLAAALASARHALELEPASLDAWHLIVLLLSAQKDYSGALHLAEEALAQAESDEAADAHIPAAGAPSALTHLASYDYPPTARERALSYLRLLITHNVLTELTEGVQSALDGQRELFETFQTRLASVPLAGQRRDVPLAPAPHFEAQAPRVLTATPAEARKAYRDRVERGLLQSLWLVSAASFRRAGDLDQARDAIQEAEGLNSLHADLWVQLALWCLDAQKPGAAVTCLYKALACETDHVPASLHLARLLLQPDALHLRASHAETIAAVGTAQHGAELLTRQSLIDEGMRADHEAEARVSSSLSLGARTAQGDVQNTSVAPAFAWKYDANLAPLSVAEGLLRTATLYRAHDVPEAWHLLAQLAQHTNRPTALQRKHLERALALERLRPLRPYAAALALP, via the exons ATGTTCAAGGGCTCCAAAGCGTCTCAGTATGCACACGAGCTTCACAGCGCACGGCTCAAGGGGGCGTCCGCTGGTAAggatgcgcacggcgacTTTCTagagctcgtgcgcaagctGGTCAAGGCCAGTCCTTCGCATGCGG ccaCCGCACAGATCGCGCAGGATGAGCACGAGGTGCACACGAGCATCGCAAGTTatctcgaggagcagggcttccgcgacggcgcgcacgccaaCGACACGCCCGATCGCATCGCTTTCCCCCCGGTCATGGAAGAGGGCCGGGAGCTCACGGAGCgtgtgcgcggcgccgtccagcgcctcgcgcaggccgagcagcagtCGGAGCTTGCGATCGTCGacgcgaccgccgccgtcgccgtgcgTGCGTACGGCATGTTCatgctcggcctcgacgacgaggccgcggcgctggtgcgcatgtcgcgcgtgctcgactcggaccccctcgcggccgcggctgcggGCCGCACCGTGCAGGAGGAGcaccacgccgcgctcgtgatcctcgccgcgacgaTCAACGGCattgcgcacgagcgcatggcgcTCCAGGGCGACTTTGAGCACGCCAACGCTGCCTTGCAGTcgtacgcgcgcgcccggaccgtgcacgagcagctgcgtggcagcgcgacgacgcgcgcggcgcgcactgcgccgtttgtcgacgaggccgaaCGCTGGGCCGAGACGGCGCTGTACCGCTCGACGCTTCtcacgctgcgcctgcacggcAAGCAGCAAGGCCTCGCGTCGCTCAAGGCGTACCAGGCGAAGGAGGCACGCTGGCCCTCGACATTTCGCAtgccgcagcgcaacgTGCTGCGGAATCTACAGACGACACTCCTGAACGagtcgcgcacggccaacggcacggccgcgatgccgaacggcgcgagcgccgcgcgggtacgcaccgcgtcgacgcgccgcgtgcacgctgcgctcccgaccagcgcgccgtcgaccgcctggtcgagcgAGTTTGTGGCGATCaagcgcacggcgacgcgcacgctcgagcagacAACGTCCTTCCCCCGTGCGGACGAGTCGAACGAGAACGCGGAGAAACTCGCCGAACAGCTCGTGCTGAGCTGGCGCCTGGACGGCGCGAAAGGCGAGACGAGTGccgacgaggtcgtggACCTCTTGTATGGCCTCACGCGCATCACCTTTCGCTCGCAGACCATCCTCCGCCTGCTCGTACAGATGCTCGTCAcggccgaggcgtacgAAGAGACGACGGCGATTGCCGACAAGTACATGCTCATTGTGGAAAGCACCTGGCAGGCGACGGGCGTGCCGGAAGGCGGCCACGAGATGCGGGGCGGCCGCGGGGTCGACAGCGTGGCCGAATACCTCGACACGATGCTCCTTGCGtcgcacgtcgagctcgtctaCCTAAACGACACGCACGCGTCGTACACGCGCGCCGaacgcctgctgcgccttaCCGGCCTCTTGCAGACCGGCGAGCAGGAGGGCTTTTCGGCGGTGCAGGCGTCGCTCCCGACGGTGCACGTCGACAATGCGCAGTCCGCGCGCAtcctgcgtgcggccggcacggcggcgtttgcgcttgcgcgcgacgcgcctccGTCACAGCGGCCCGCACGGCAgtcggcggcgatcgcgcagctcgctgacgccgtccgcctcgacggccaGGCGGCCGAGTCGCACTATGCGCTTGCCGCGGCCTACGCACAGGCCCAGggcctcgctgcggcgctcgcctcggcgcgccacgcgcttGAGCTCGAGCCGGCGAGCCTGGACGCCTGGCACCTGATTGTCCTGCTCCTCTCTGCGCAGAAAGACTATAGCGGCGCCTTGCACCTCGCCGaagaggcgcttgcgcaggccgagtcggacgaggCAGCCGACGCGCATATACccgctgccggcgcgccgtctgcACTCACGCACCTCGCCTCGTACGACTAcccgccgacggcgcgcgagcgcgctctGAGCTACCTCCGCCTGCTCATCACGCACAACGTCCTGACCGAGCTTACCGAGGGCGTGCagtcggcgctcgacgggcAGCGTGAGCTCTTTGAGACGTTccagacgcgcctcgcctcggtgccgctcgcgggccagcgccgcgacgtgccgctcgcgcccgcgccgcactttgaggcgcaggcgccgcgcgtgctcaccgcgacgccggccgaggcgcgcaaggcgtaccgcgaccgcgtcgagcgcggcctgctccAATCGCTCTGGCTCGTGTCCGCCGCCTCGTTTCGCCGCGCGGGCGATCTCGatcaggcgcgcgacgcgatccAGGAGGCCGAGGGCCTCAACtcgctgcacgccgacctCTGGgtccagctcgcgctgtggtgcctcgacgcgcagaAGCCGGGCGCAGCGGTGACCTGCCTGTacaaggcgctcgcgtgCGAGACAGACCATGTGCCTGCGtcgctgcacctcgcgcgcctgctcctccagccggacgcgctgcacctgcgtgcgtcgcacgcCGAAACCATTGCCGCGGTCGGCAcagcgcagcacggcgccgagctcctcaCGCGGCAGTCGCTCATTGACGAGGGCATGCGCGCCGACCACGAGGCCGAAGCGCGCGTGAGTAGTAGCCTCTCGCTCGGTGCCCGCACTGCGCAGGGCGACGTCCAGAACACGTCGGTCGCGCCCGCGTTTGCATGGAAGTACGACGCGaacctcgcgccgctgagcgtcgccgagggACTGCTGCGTACTGCGACGCTGTAccgcgcgcacgacgtgccTGAAGCATGGCACCTGCTTGCACAACTCGCCCAGCACACCAACCGCCCGACAgcgctccagcgcaagcacctcgagcgcgccctcgcgctcgagcgcctccgCCCCCTCCGTCCGTACGCCGCCGCTTTGGCGCTGCCGTAG